Within the Acidobacteriota bacterium genome, the region GCACTCGGGATCGGGCGTGTCCTGGTTGATCGTCGGCGGCATCGTCTGGTGACGAATGGCGAGGGCGATGATGGCGGCTTCGAGGCCGCCGGAGGCGCCGAGCAGATGGCCGGTCATCGACTTGGTGGACGACACGGCCACGCGGCGGGCGTGCTCACCAAAGAGCGTCTTGATGGCGAGCGTCTCCAGCCGGTCGTTGAAGGGGGTCGACGTCCCATGCGCGTTGATGTAGTTCACCTGCGCGGGAGTCGCGCCGGCCGAGCTGATCGCCATGCTCATGGCGCGAATGGCGCCATCGCCGTCGTCCGATGGCGCGGTGATGTGAAACGCATCGGCGGTCATGCCGTAACCGACGACCTCCGCGTAGATGCTTGCGCCGCGGCGACGGGCCTGCTCGAGTTCCTCGAGCACCAGCACGCCGGCGCCCTCGCCCATGACAAAGCCGTCGCGGTCCTTGTCGAACGGGCGGCTGGCCCGCTCCGGCTCGCCGTTGCGCGTCGAGAGCGCCCGCATGGCGGCAAATCCACCGACCGCCAGGGGCGTAATCGCCGCCTCTGAGCCGCCGACGATCATCGCGTCGGCCGCACCGCGCTTGATGATCTCGTAGGCATCGCCCACCGCGTGCGCGGACGCCGAGCACGCCGTGCACGTGGCCAGGTTCGGG harbors:
- the fabF gene encoding beta-ketoacyl-ACP synthase II encodes the protein MNRRVVVTGVGLVSPLGVGTDVTWAGLCAGRSGAGRITKFDPSAFAAQIAHEVKDFDPLQFVEKKDVKKMDVFIHYAIAASRFAVTDAGLVIGPDNATRIGVFIASGIGGFGTIEREHKALLEGGPRKISPFFIPASIINLASGQVSIRLGAKGPNLATCTACSASAHAVGDAYEIIKRGAADAMIVGGSEAAITPLAVGGFAAMRALSTRNGEPERASRPFDKDRDGFVMGEGAGVLVLEELEQARRRGASIYAEVVGYGMTADAFHITAPSDDGDGAIRAMSMAISSAGATPAQVNYINAHGTSTPFNDRLETLAIKTLFGEHARRVAVSSTKSMTGHLLGASGGLEAAIIALAIRHQTMPPTINQDTPDPECDLDYIPWKARTAPLTYALSNSFGFGGTNAAILMRRFDG